The Nostoc sp. NIES-3756 DNA window ACTAATGACCAATGACCAATGACCAATGACTATTAACTACTAACGCCTATACTTTTCATCCGCGCCTGTATAACCAGTAGCTACCCAAAGCAAAGCCCTCACTCCATCACGAAAAGACTTTTCAATCGGTTCGGGCGACTGCTTTGAAGGTACTGAGATGGGTTTAAAGGTAATTCCTCGACTACCTAAAACTATCTCACCAATTACAGTGGCGCGGCGCATATGGAAATCTGAGGTAATTAAATAAACACTTTTAATCCCACGAGATTGTAACTCATCCACTAATGTAGTAAAATTAGTTACAGTATCTACCGCTTCGTAGTCTAAATGTAAGCGTTTAGAATCAATGCCAGCCTTGGTAAACACAAGTCTAGTAGATTTAGGTGGGCTGCCTCCAGAAATCCAAATTGGTAAATTTGGATGCTTACGAGCAAAACTAGCAGTAAATTTTTCCCTTTCTAAGTTTTTAGTGGAGCCGCCTAAAACTATAACTGCTTGGGGTGGCGTGTGGTTATCTTTAGCTTCTTTGTATCCAAACCACATTAGTAGCGGTAAAACTAGCACCGCAAATTGAAATGATTTACCTCTACACAATAAATTATTCTTCAAGGCTCTATCTATAAGTTTATCTATAAGGACTCAATTTTCTCTGATATAAGAAAAATATCTATGTAGATTAGCAGATTTTGGCAGAATTGACCCTAGCAGGAATACCTCATGCTGACTGGCACAATTGTTCCACATATCTAGCTATGATGCTATGGAAATAATTTCTGAGTAATTGTTTAATCTAACTATTTTTTGGTGACGCTACTGGTGCAGTTTAAATGCAAAGGCTATCACTATGATGGTTGCCTATAAAATATAAAAAATATTTATAATTTATTTTTTAAAATTTCCTAAAACTTATACTTAATTTGAACTCCTATTTTAGAATTGCTTGTAACAAAGATCATCAATTATATGTATCTTTAGCGTAGGCTAGTCAGTCAGTTAGTCATAAATTACTCTCACTCTAATAGTCCTAAACTATTCAATAACTTATTCAAGAAATTGAGATACCATCAGATAGTACATTTGTACAATCTAATTCTATAACCTTTATACCTCTACACCCCAAAACCAATGTTTTTGGGACGCAACGTCAAAAATTTACACCTATCAGAGATACCCTTACATCCCTACACCCAGTCTTAACAGACGATCTTGATGCGTCACTCCTGGTTTAGAACCACTTAAACCGCACTTATTCCAGAGAAACCGTCGATAATAGAAATAGCGTAAATAAATGTAAACAATTCTCAGGCAGGGCAGAATCATTCATGCGAGTTATTTTGATGACAGGGAAAGGCGGCGTAGGTAAAACCTCCGTGGCGGCTGCAACTGGACTCCGTTGTGCAGAGTTGGGCTATCGTACACTAGTCTTGAGTACAGATCCAGCGCACTCGTTAGCGGATAGTTTTGACATGGAACTAGCCCATGCACCTAAACAAATTCGTCCTAACTTGTGGGGTGCAGAACTGGATGC harbors:
- a CDS encoding YdcF family protein; translated protein: MWFGYKEAKDNHTPPQAVIVLGGSTKNLEREKFTASFARKHPNLPIWISGGSPPKSTRLVFTKAGIDSKRLHLDYEAVDTVTNFTTLVDELQSRGIKSVYLITSDFHMRRATVIGEIVLGSRGITFKPISVPSKQSPEPIEKSFRDGVRALLWVATGYTGADEKYRR